The proteins below come from a single Eremothecium sinecaudum strain ATCC 58844 chromosome II, complete sequence genomic window:
- the POP4 gene encoding RNase P/RNase MRP complex subunit (Syntenic homolog of Ashbya gossypii AFR610W; Syntenic homolog of Saccharomyces cerevisiae YBR257W (POP4)), translating to MDRIQPFITNCILARSFTNPSKPIDDKRLLETLMIQPTDGGLSNRLRKRKVNLLAEDGSLLQVKHENYKTINKNSKVALREYINKARSSSAMARKIANDKKFGTWEELETYLLINDQDLYSSLPKYDQFKPMHEELWCEYMLELLEVKTDPSQGLKLNGEAALQKLSMADYNGSLLKVTKSRNKNLEGIEGLVLWDAQKSFILLCKGKIVDTVKCIPKKGTVFTFEIPINAEESLQYSIMGDRFKYRSSDRAGRKFKARRCDDLLYYINME from the coding sequence ATGGATCGAATTCAACCGTTCATCACAAATTGCATCCTTGCAAGGTCCTTTACAAACCCCTCCAAACCTATCGATGATAAAAGACTGCTGGAGACATTAATGATACAGCCAACAGATGGTGGTCTATCCAATAGGCTAAGGAAACGCAAAGTAAACCTTCTGGCAGAGGACGGTTCATTACTGCAGGTGAAGCATGAAAATTATAAAACCATTAATAAAAACTCAAAGGTAGCACTACGAGAATATATCAATAAAGCACGGTCATCCTCTGCGATGGCAAGGAAAATCGCAAATGACAAGAAGTTCGGGACTTGGGAAGAGCTGGAAACATATTTACTCATTAATGACCAAGATTTATACTCCTCGCTTCCGAAATATGATCAATTTAAACCAATGCATGAAGAGTTGTGGTGTGAATATATGTTGGAATTACTGGAAGTTAAAACTGACCCAAGTCAAGGCTTAAAGCTAAATGGAGAGGCTGCCCTACAAAAACTATCAATGGCAGACTACAACGGAAGTCTGCTAAAAGTGACCAAGAGCCGCAATAAGAATCTAGAGGGAATTGAAGGTCTTGTATTATGGGATGCCCAAAAGAGCTTCATTTTGCTTTGTAAGGGTAAAATCGTAGATACAGTCAAGTGTATTCCGAAAAAAGGCACTGTATTTACATTCGAGATTCCAATCAATGCTGAGGAGTCATTACAGTATAGCATTATGGGTGATAGGTTTAAATATCGAAGTTCCGACCGTGCAGGGCGAAAATTCAAAGCGCGCCGATGCGACGACCTATTATACTACATAAACATGGAATAG
- the SSH1 gene encoding Ssh1p (Syntenic homolog of Ashbya gossypii AFR613C; Syntenic homolog of Saccharomyces cerevisiae YBR283C (SSH1); 1-intron in Ashbya gossypii) — protein sequence MAGVRLVEVIKPFMWLLPEVELPYEKISFDDKVVYTLIAVLIYMFGQLPLAGLLKEATEVKDPLFFMRGVFAAEPRTLMEFGIFPPVATALLFQLLAGMKIIKVNFKHQQERQLFQSSIKFFSIIQYAILANIFIFSGYYGESLSASTALLLNLQLIGAGTLTTLLIEVIDKGYGFGSGVMAFSAATVATSFVSDTFGVTQIFIDSTNGIKEPQGALINLIQGLTSKHKTFIGAIFNAFQRDYLPNLTTVCMVAAVAAAVGYLQSCRLDLPIRSTRARGMNNVYPVRLLYTSGMSVLFSYVILFYIHIVAFTVIQLFGRNDPQNILVKILGRYNVVKDLYYVPSFPMSLLVPPKSLFDGLFRQPLTIITFAIFLVTTGVWFASRWQEISGSSAHDCSAQFKEQGITLIGVREQSVAKELGKVIPLAASTGAATMALLVAIGEYLGLKGAAASIVVGISSAFSLVELVGMEFQQSGGQSALAQAFGNPSGA from the exons atgGCTGGAG TTCGTTTGGTTGAGGTTATTAAACCCTTTATGTGGTTATTGCCCGAAGTCGAATTGCCTTACGAGAAGATCTCATTCGATGACAAGGTAGTGTATACGTTGATTGCCGTTTTAATATATATGTTTGGTCAATTGCCGCTGGCAGGTCTCTTGAAAGAGGCTACTGAAGTGAAAGATCCACTATTTTTTATGCGGGGAGTGTTTGCAGCTGAACCTCGTACTTTGATGGAGTTTGGTATTTTCCCTCCAGTGGCCACTGCCTTGTTGTTCCAACTTTTGGCTGGTATGAAGATCATTAAGGTCAACTTCAAGCACCAGCAAGAACGTCAGCTATTCCAATCATCGATTAAGTTTTTCTCCATAATCCAGTATGCAATCTTGGCCAACATATTTATCTTCTCTGGGTACTATGGGGAGTCATTGAGCGCATCAACCGCTCTACTTCTAAACTTGCAGTTGATTGGTGCAGGAACATTGACTACACTTCTTATTGAGGTTATCGACAAGGGCTATGGATTTGGATCTGGTGTGATGGCTTTCAGTGCTGCTACCGTTGCTACAAGTTTTGTCAGTGATACATTTGGCGTAACTCAGATTTTCATCGACTCTACAAATGGTATTAAAGAGCCCCAGGGTGCTTTGATTAACTTGATTCAAGGTCTAACTTCAAAGCATAAGACTTTCATTGGCGCAATTTTCAATGCATTCCAAAGAGACTACTTGCCAAACCTCACTACAGTATGCATGGTCGCTGCTGTCGCTGCTGCAGTTGGTTACCTACAATCATGTCGTTTAGATTTGCCAATCAGATCTACTAGAGCCAGAGGTATGAACAATGTTTACCCAGTTCGTCTTTTGTATACCAGCGGCATGTCTGTTTTGTTTTCCTATGTGATCTTATTCTACATCCACATTGTAGCTTTCACAGTCATACAATTGTTCGGTAGAAACGATCCACAGAACATTTTAGTGAAAATCCTTGGCAGGTACAACGTTGTAAAGGACCTTTACTATGTACCAAGTTTTCCAATGTCTTTATTGGTGCCACCTAAGTCTCTATTTGACGGCTTATTTAGGCAGCCGCTAACTATTATTACCTTCGCCATATTTTTAGTTACAACTGGTGTATGGTTTGCCTCCCGCTGGCAAGAGATTTCCGGTTCTAGTGCTCATGATTGTAGTGCACAATTCAAAGAGCAAGGCATCACATTAATCGGCGTCAGGGAGCAATCAGTCGCCAAAGAACTAGGTAAAGTTATCCCACTTGCTGCCTCTACCGGGGCTGCTACCATGGCTTTATTGGTAGCGATCGGTGAATATCTGGGCCTAAAGGGTGCTGCTGCAAGTATCGTAGTTGGTATCAGTTCTGCATTCTCCTTAGTGGAGTTAGTGGGAATGGAATTCCAACAATCCGGTGGACAGAGTGCTTTAGCCCAAGCCTTCGGAAACCCAAGTGGTGCATAA
- the AIM22 gene encoding putative lipoate--protein ligase (Syntenic homolog of Ashbya gossypii AFR609C; Syntenic homolog of Saccharomyces cerevisiae YJL046W (AIM22)) — protein sequence MLKHVSRVLSLRKFPVGLRPLSYKLPIDLSTPKDDKYQELNNMYVEMFTEGSSTSAGNTHSTEDWQGSEIENLNRELNEICNIPVLAPSALQEKASESGRFIIRSLSTDPYFNLALEDFVFKKTPLALGSPPNALKSAFQSERLIFYTNRDCVVIGKNQNPWREVYLDNLKASGFEFIRRRSGGGAVVHDLGNINYSYLTSREKFDRVFFNERIVEWLKPYNSTIALNERSDITLAGKKISGSAFKIARGKSYHHGTMLISSQLQKFSNLLKPNSVPGVDWKCASVPSVRSHVDNLMGNGIDTADQFCDIVATGFRKLMNENIPLYYCDESSATPEITNTMNELNSPEWKYMGGPKFTVFLADREFKVENGYIVESSLQQTVGQSFQDFVVALNNGEYSELCGVKL from the coding sequence ATGTTAAAACACGTTAGCAGGGTTTTAAGTCTTAGGAAGTTTCCTGTTGGGCTCAGACCCCTTTCTTATAAGCTACCGATTGATTTGAGTACTCCAAAGGATGATAAATACCAAGAACTCAATAATATGTATGTTGAGATGTTTACAGAGGGTAGTTCTACGTCTGCTGGAAACACACATAGTACTGAAGATTGGCAGGGTAGTGAAATTGAAAACCTCAATCGTGAACTAAATGAAATTTGTAATATTCCTGTGTTGGCTCCTTCTGCGCTACAGGAAAAGGCATCGGAAAGCGGACGCTTCATAATACGCAGTTTATCCACCGATCCATATTTTAACCTTGCATTGGAAGATTTCGTATTCAAGAAAACCCCATTAGCATTAGGATCTCCTCCAAATGCTTTGAAATCCGCTTTTCAAAGCGAAAGATTGATTTTCTACACGAATCGCGACTGTGTCGTGATCGGAAAGAACCAAAACCCGTGGAGGGAAGTATATCTCGACAATCTGAAAGCCAGCGGCTTCGAATTTATTCGTCGTCGCTCGGGTGGTGGTGCAGTGGTTCATGATCTGGGGAACATCAACTACTCGTATTTGACGTCTCGTGAGAAGTTTGATCGAGTCTTTTTCAATGAACGAATCGTCGAATGGTTGAAGCCTTATAACTCAACCATAGCACTTAACGAAAGAAGCGATATCACCTTGGCGGGGAAGAAGATTAGCGGTAGCGCCTTTAAGATAGCAAGAGGGAAGAGCTACCATCATGGAACAATGCTAATTTCCTCACAACTGCAAAAGTTCTCGAACCTCTTGAAACCAAACTCCGTTCCAGGCGTTGATTGGAAATGTGCCAGTGTTCCTAGTGTAAGATCTCATGTTGATAACCTAATGGGGAACGGAATTGATACAGCAGACCAATTTTGTGACATCGTGGCTACTGGTTTTCGAAAGTTGATGAACGAAAATATACCATTGTATTATTGTGATGAATCATCAGCTACCCCGGAGATCACGAACACCATGAACGAATTAAATAGCCCGGAGTGGAAGTATATGGGAGGTCCGAAGTTTACAGTATTTTTGGCTGACAGGGAATTCAAGGTCGAAAATGGCTACATAGTGGAAAGTAGTTTACAGCAAACAGTGGGACAGTCCTTCCAAGATTTTGTGGTAGCATTGAACAATGGAGAATACAGTGAACTATGCGGTGTTAAGCTATAA
- the RGD1 gene encoding GTPase-activating protein RGD1 (Syntenic homolog of Ashbya gossypii AFR616W; Syntenic homolog of Saccharomyces cerevisiae YBR260C (RGD1)) yields MMSNTENEQPGPMYINVQESHGEACDKGVKEDHGNLLESPHIVKLMDSDVSTAALLGRLKESLLTCVEFTKFIRKKYTLEESHAVEMGKMYRSYFQKAGESGLRSGIHRVLEYDGKLAQVKLSYVAALQKIHDELSALLSSITKVRKGLKEQSRRLEKDVADAIHSAEKAKTRYTSLCQEREKVKLSDPTKSKLTLRGSKTAREQEEDLQRKIDSADFDYKQKVDHSTALREAYVQKERPKIVAELRDLILEMDTSVAIQLQKYTIWTENLILNSGVTVIPFEGKGLSMREYASSMNNQADLVEYLTKYGRGALSVNKNLIPVDYKKHPSMAKTQSPATKPPTFAVDPQNNSLPKRVVSTSNESPFDSKKTSSASSVIGQKKLSVSHNSSNPTTPGSASIEKKTLIEVAEKADNFSTLDPSQKTPSAGDDTLTNSLVKSLTSDRPPSRNELPSSLPPGVTKNLKTFGVPLEQLLEFEQDLVPAIVKQCIYVVDKYGLTLEGIYRRSANVLEVSKLKEEIDKDPSNISMILPSKNYAESNIYLVGSLLKTFFSNLPDPLLPRSMSSEIKTCLSIDNPVTRKNFMHGLIYKLPDGQYWTLRALMFHLKRVMECEEQNRMNMRSLCIIWGPTLVPTKEDDDTDVNFQINTMEVLFNVVDQAFEPE; encoded by the coding sequence ATGATGTCAAATACCGAGAACGAGCAGCCTGGACCTATGTACATAAATGTACAGGAGAGCCATGGGGAAGCATGTGACAAGGGTGTCAAAGAAGACCATGGGAATTTGCTTGAATCTCCACATATTGTGAAGCTAATGGACTCGGATGTGTCTACAGCAGCGCTTTTAGGTCGCTTGAAAGAGTCTTTGTTAACATGCGTGGAGTTTACAAAGTTTATTAGGAAAAAATACACGCTGGAAGAGAGCCATGCGGTTGAAATGGGGAAGATGTATAGGAGCTACTTCCAAAAGGCCGGTGAAAGTGGTTTACGTTCGGGAATTCATCGTGTGTTAGAGTATGATGGGAAGCTTGCGCAAGTGAAACTTTCGTATGTCGCTGCGCTTCAGAAAATACATGATGAACTTAGCGCTCTGCTGTCCTCCATTACAAAGGTTCGTAAAGGGCTCAAGGAGCAGAGTAGGCGGCTGGAGAAGGATGTTGCGGATGCGATACACAGTGCTGAGAAGGCTAAGACGCGATACACGTCTCTATGCCAGGAGCGGGAGAAAGTGAAACTGTCTGATCCCACGAAATCCAAATTGACGTTACGGGGCTCGAAGACGGCCCGCgagcaagaagaagatttgCAACGCAAGATAGATAGTGCTGATTTCGATTATAAACAGAAGGTTGACCATTCCACAGCTCTCCGAGAGGCCTATGTCCAGAAGGAGCGCCCTAAAATAGTTGCCGAGTTAAGGGACTTAATTTTAGAAATGGACACCAGTGTTGCTATTCAGCTACAAAAGTATACTATATGGACGGAGAATTTGATTTTAAATAGTGGTGTAACTGTGATTCCATTTGAAGGGAAGGGTCTCAGTATGAGAGAGTATGCGTCCTCTATGAATAACCAAGCGGACTTAGTTGAATATTTAACTAAGTACGGAAGGGGCGCGCTGTCTGTGAACAAAAACTTAATTCCTGTCGACTATAAGAAACACCCTTCGATGGCAAAAACCCAATCACCGGCAACTAAGCCGCCAACATTCGCTGTTGATCCACAGAACAATTCTCTGCCTAAGCGAGTTGTTTCTACGTCTAATGAATCTCCTTTTGATTCAAAAAAGACTAGTAGTGCCAGCTCCGTTATTGGCCAGAAGAAATTAAGTGTTTCTCATAATTCTTCAAATCCCACTACGCCGGGATCAGCGAGTATAGAGAAGAAAACTCTGATCGAAGTTGCAGAGAAAGCTGACAATTTCAGCACTTTAGACCCTAGTCAAAAGACGCCGAGTGCAGGGGACGATACTCTGACGAATTCACTGGTGAAATCACTGACTTCAGATCGACCACCTTCGAGGAATGAACTGCCTAGTTCGTTGCCCCCTGGTGTAACCAAAAACCTGAAAACTTTTGGTGTTCCATTGGAACAGTTATTAGAGTTCGAACAGGATCTGGTACCCGCAATTGTAAAACAATGCATATATGTTGTTGACAAATATGGTTTAACATTAGAGGGTATTTATCGGAGATCTGCAAATGTGCTCGAAGTAAGCAAATTAAAAGAGGAGATTGACAAGGATCCCTCGAATATCTCTATGATCTTACCCTCGAAAAACTATGCTGAGTCGAACATTTATCTTGTAGGTTCTTTATTGAAAACGTTCTTTTCCAATTTACCAGATCCTTTACTACCGAGGTCAATGTCGTCAGAAATTAAAACATGTTTATCCATAGACAATCCAGTTACTAGGAAGAATTTCATGCACGGATTAATTTATAAATTACCAGATGGACAATATTGGACATTGAGAGCTTTGATGTTCCATTTGAAGAGAGTCATGGAGTGTGAAGAACAAAACAGGATGAATATGAGGTCCCTATGTATAATTTGGGGACCTACTTTAGTGCCGACAAAGGAAGATGATGATACTGATGTCAATTTCCAAATCAATACCATGGAGGTACTATTCAACGTAGTTGATCAGGCGTTTGAACCAGAATGA
- the SHG1 gene encoding Shg1p (Syntenic homolog of Ashbya gossypii AFR611C; Syntenic homolog of Saccharomyces cerevisiae YBR258C (SHG1)) produces the protein MSANSEDPAIALAELFKRKGHLDKLKQSILTDSINNDNIDQNLETLIRTGVKNLIKDMVLKDENLIFKNRGSTSAILEAQLFKSGYNVLNNGETDIDKIIENRLNDKELENQIKSILHEMQENKEDN, from the coding sequence ATGTCGGCTAATTCAGAAGATCCAGCTATTGCTTTAGCAGAACTGTTTAAGAGGAAGGGTCATTTAGATAAGTTAAAGCAATCAATTCTTACAGATTCTATCAATAATGATAATATAGATCAAAACCTTGAGACATTAATTAGAACAGGGGTCAAAAACCTTATAAAGGATATGGTATTAAAAGATGAAAACCTTATATTCAAAAATAGAGGCTCGACAAGTGCCATCCTGGAAGCGCAGCTGTTTAAATCAGGTTATAATGTATTAAATAATGGTGAGACCGATATAGACAAGATAATTGAGAATCGTCTAAATGATAAAGAACTCGAGAATCAGATAAAATCGATTTTGCACGAAATGCAAGAAAATAAGGAAGATAACTAG
- the MIC12 gene encoding Mic12p (Syntenic homolog of Ashbya gossypii AFR614W; Syntenic homolog of Saccharomyces cerevisiae YBR262C (AIM5)), whose amino-acid sequence MPRFFRVTSFAVIASLLGTSYYYYAVQRSLYKEAEWYKITSRTQDLIDRKADIPVRPVSINSQEYVVRTSQETIKDIWNEQIRNIVQWIYSWSH is encoded by the coding sequence ATGCCACGGTTTTTCAGAGTAACGTCTTTTGCGGTCATAGCCTCACTTTTGGGCACGTCATACTACTATTACGCTGTGCAGCGTTCTTTATACAAGGAAGCGGAATGGTATAAAATAACAAGCAGAACACAAGACCTTATTGACCGTAAGGCAGACATCCCAGTCCGCCCAGTGTCAATAAACTCACAGGAGTACGTGGTACGTACCAGCCAAGAAACAATAAAAGATATTTGGAATGAACAAATACGAAACATCGTACAATGGATCTACTCGTGGAGCCACTAG
- a CDS encoding HBR413Wp (Syntenic homolog of Ashbya gossypii ADR121W-A; Syntenic homolog of Ashbya gossypii NOHBY455; No homolog in Saccharomyces cerevisiae; Similar to Cryptosporidium parvum gene cgd6_1620): MQVLNLSRLFNISYFSKRPSQKAHEFDYSKISERINQDGYVEVQWLYSDDIKQLEPTDRTSNSPKLPSNKSYSENSDEVDVPISEFVLFTKQLQASKRDTLNTGSFADSLHRRRSAREQQMSRKLLLLSTKPYPNSEQNKLHVQDYKQLDDMLTSSEDLELNDKNLRRSKFISRRDWDGKKALRALKC, from the coding sequence ATGCAAGTTTTGAACCTCTCCAGATTATTCAACATCTCTTACTTCAGTAAACGACCCAGTCAAAAGGCTCACGAATTTGACTACTCAAAGATTAGTGAGAGGATCAATCAAGACGGTTACGTTGAAGTACAGTGGCTTTACAGTGATGATATAAAGCAATTGGAGCCCACAGACAGAACTTCTAACTCACCCAAACTCCCAAGCAATAAATCCTACTCAGAGAATAGCGATGAAGTAGATGTACCAATTTCTGAATTTGTTCTCTTTACAAAACAATTACAGGCCTCAAAGAGAGATACACTTAATACTGGTAGTTTTGCTGATAGTCTACACCGTCGCAGATCCGCTAGGGAACAACAGATGTCTCGCAAACTACTGTTATTGAGTACTAAGCCATATCCTAATTCCGAACAGAACAAATTACATGTTCAAGACTACAAACAGCTAGATGACATGCTAACATCTTCCGAAGATTTGGAGCTCAATGATAAGAACTTACGCAGGTCGAAGTTTATATCTAGAAGGGACTGGGACGGCAAAAAGGCATTGAGGGCTTTGAAATGCTAA
- the TAE1 gene encoding N-terminal protein methyltransferase (Syntenic homolog of Ashbya gossypii AFR615W; Syntenic homolog of Saccharomyces cerevisiae YBR261C (TAE1)), with protein MERPDSNINYEDAINYWSNVPPTVDGVLGGYGPQTPVPSQDVHGSMHFVRKLKSRMVPAQGMSRWSVDIGAGIGRVTRDFLSKISDKVDLVEPVKPFVEQARVQLEPLAQSGKLGTIYDVGMQDWVPENGKYWLIWCQWCVGHLPDEEFVKFLKRCIQGLQPNGTIVVKENNTTGEDDFDPQDSSITRSDEKFRALFSQAGLKLIATERQKGMPKELYPVRIYALKPQQSEQPAQSEHHT; from the coding sequence ATGGAACGCCCCGACTCGAATATCAACTACGAAGACGCTATAAACTACTGGAGCAACGTGCCACCTACTGTAGACGGTGTTTTGGGCGGTTACGGTCCCCAAACACCCGTTCCTTCGCAAGATGTCCACGGCTCCATGCATTTTGTCCGCAAACTGAAGTCTAGAATGGTTCCCGCGCAGGGCATGAGTCGCTGGAGTGTCGATATCGGCGCAGGCATCGGCCGTGTCACTCGCGATTTCCTCAGCAAGATCAGCGACAAAGTAGACCTTGTAGAACCCGTCAAGCCCTTTGTAGAGCAGGCCCGCGTTCAGCTGGAACCGCTAGCACAAAGCGGCAAATTAGGGACTATTTACGACGTCGGAATGCAAGACTGGGTCCCAGAAAACGGCAAGTACTGGCTTATCTGGTGTCAGTGGTGCGTAGGCCACCTGCCCGACGAAGAGTTCGTTAAATTCCTAAAAAGATGCATACAAGGCCTCCAGCCAAACGGCACCATCGTCGTCAAAGAGAACAACACCACAGGCGAAGATGACTTCGATCCCCAAGACAGCAGCATTACAAGATCTGACGAAAAGTTTAGGGCCCTATTTTCCCAGGCGGGCCTTAAGCTCATTGCGACGGAACGTCAGAAGGGCATGCCCAAGGAACTATACCCAGTGAGGATATACGCTCTCAAGCCCCAGCAATCGGAGCAGCCCGCCCAGTCCGAGCACCATACATAG
- a CDS encoding HBR409Cp (Syntenic homolog of Ashbya gossypii AFR612W; Syntenic homolog of Saccharomyces cerevisiae YBR259W) translates to MDVGRNPRKWLDEKFMDYWNEKIPVAHLIADVQSHCSDEKMLFHSMIESFGEALNKELDEKTNFEGRIAPRDYYAVSSHYLTRAHKVIVPLKLPNDLTTHIDTIFTCIRSWWYVNKVESLFEGFLERQWSFTVDEVSLREARYLEWPNGIPRVPSVPENSKKIEFIRTKVGLCETVLRSYGLSRSTGFLEGAQRALKFLTRVLYILLPSEVAGVITRGIVSNTIEDAQIWEKQLFGYISESSTGYCYHRLAVQSTMALEDMKSVFYTNYKSVCDSITSGKAQGYIPAFLSFSVEYATDCIDVFEFFSGYTVKNPAFIKILVSYAAANYDAETMTIKNGKTLNEFLSLSGCLVKFLDVFLESFLLKDIIMNDKLFNKLGSTSGSINGVEIQDPNSFFIGPWFNFGDRLSRFLADIRLSYLLNSSTSSSAITLRVFSKSMFPRLVAQKRQHLMRIPDYFHTEFEEHIKTIDPDQLAEKKLEMQPHLQRFVVQASFNESCFLNVDMWQAIILLELYAIKDRWEWEDMIRELKVTNISAFHTIIASFRKHRILLKKNTVYKLNGAFKPNSDADNELSPYLVSY, encoded by the coding sequence ATGGATGTTGGCAGGAATCCAAGAAAATGGCTAGATGAAAAGTTTATGGATTATTGGAACGAAAAGATTCCCGTGgctcatctcatcgccGATGTTCAATCACATTGTTCCGACGAGAAAATGCTTTTTCACTCTATGATTGAGAGTTTCGGCGAAGCTTTGAATAAAGAACTAGATGAGAAAACTAATTTTGAGGGAAGAATAGCACCTCGTGATTATTATGCGGTTTCGTCTCACTATTTGACCAGGGCACACAAGGTTATTGTACCCTTGAAATTGCCTAATGATCTTACAACGCATATTGATACGATTTTTACTTGCATTAGAAGTTGGTGGTATGTAAATAAAGTTGAAAGTTTATTTGAAGGCTTTCTGGAGCGTCAGTGGAGCTTCACAGTGGATGAGGTGAGTTTACGAGAAGCCAGATATTTAGAATGGCCAAATGGAATACCGCGAGTACCATCCGTTCCTGAAAACAGTAAAAAAATTGAGTTCATTAGGACGAAGGTTGGACTCTGTGAAACGGTTTTAAGGAGCTATGGGCTCAGCAGGTCTACCGGATTTCTGGAAGGAGCCCAAAGAGCACTAAAATTCCTGACAAGAgttttatatatattattacCGAGTGAGGTTGCTGGCGTTATAACGCGGGGTATTGTTTCTAATACCATTGAAGATGCTCAAATTTGGGAGAAGCAACTTTTTGGTTACATTTCAGAGAGTTCTACTGGGTATTGCTACCACCGATTGGCCGTGCAGTCCACAATGGCTCTGGAAGACATGAAGTCCGTGTTTTATACCAACTACAAGTCTGTCTGCGATAGTATAACCAGTGGTAAAGCGCAAGGATATATCCCAGCTTTTTTAAGCTTTTCTGTTGAATACGCAACTGACTGCATTGATGTTTTCGAATTTTTTAGTGGATATACCGTGAAGAACCCAGCGTTCATCAAAATATTGGTTTCATATGCTGCAGCGAACTATGATGCCGAAACTATGACCATCAAGAATGGAAAGACGCTCAACGAGTTCCTATCGTTATCAGGATGCCTGGTCAAATTTTTAGACGTATTTCTAGAGAGCTTTTTACTGAAGGACATAATCATGAATGACAAGCTATTCAATAAATTGGGTAGTACGAGTGGGAGTATCAATGGTGTGGAAATTCAGGACCCAAATAGCTTCTTTATTGGTCCATGGTTCAACTTTGGTGACAGACTATCGAGATTTCTTGCTGATATCAGACTATCGTATTTGCTAAATTCCTCTACATCTTCCAGCGCCATCACGCTGAGGGTATTCAGTAAGTCAATGTTCCCAAGATTAGTTGCCCAGAAGCGACAACATCTGATGAGAATTCCCGACTATTTTCATACTGAATTTGAAGAGCATATTAAGACAATTGATCCCGATCAACTTGCTGAGAAGAAGTTAGAAATGCAGCCGCACCTGCAGCGATTCGTGGTCCAGGCTTCGTTTAATGAGAGCTGTTTTCTGAATGTAGACATGTGGCAAGCCATTATACTACTAGAACTCTATGCCATAAAAGATAGATGGGAATGGGAGGACATGATTAGAGAACTGAAAGTCACAAACATAAGCGCATTCCACACGATAATTGCTTCGTTCAGAAAGCATAGAATTCtactgaagaagaacaCTGTTTACAAGTTAAACGGAGCATTTAAGCCAAACAGTGATGCAGATAATGAACTCTCCCCATATTTAGTTTCCTATTGA